A genomic stretch from Myxocyprinus asiaticus isolate MX2 ecotype Aquarium Trade chromosome 24, UBuf_Myxa_2, whole genome shotgun sequence includes:
- the LOC127414713 gene encoding integrin beta-4-like isoform X1: MGGWETHLAVGIYILMLSLTASHANEVNHCTAARTSTCSQCIQIGTGCAYCPDEIFEYERCDLKENLEAHKCRQMITVESTMEIKENVKINKLQKRSQVAPQLMYMSLLPGEEKEVEMEVFEPTRGPLDLYILMDFSNSMSDDLDNLKRMGDQLAELVGKISDDYTIGFGKFVDKVTEPQTDMRPSKLAQPWANSDPPFSFRNVITLTNNITYFRQRLQKERISGNLDAPEGGFDAILQAAVCQTQIGWRPDSTHLLVFSTESAFHYEADGTNVLAGILDRNDEKCHLTQDGNYTHDIRQDYPSIPTLVRLLMQHNIIPIFAITNHSYSYYEKLHDYFPIAELGQLQEDSSNILSILEKAFENIRSKISIRTEDKPKAVEAQILSQSGSSSEFGNFRITPGQIGKFKVRLKALTMVGEDHVCKSKPIDRAGMLRVKPTTFSSALRINAEVLCQSCLCEKTPNKNAVRCNGHGDFVCGKCQCYDGWLGPFCNCSAGASTDSAMCIGPDMKLPCNGKGDCMCGTCVCYNPKQFEGPFCQFDKSQCQRFGGFLCNDRGSCSMGRCVCTPGWTGDACECPTSNQTCLDSRGGICNGRGVCKCGRCECQHSGLPLSPTCESNFQAQLGMCEDKRSCVQCKAWNTGERKGRKCDDCHFIPIMVDELEDNASVIEKCSFRDEDDDCTYEYRVNYPLNNTAKEHRVLVKRKKDCPPAGFLWLIPLIMFLMLLLGLLLLCCWKYCACCQNACLALLPCCGRGRTVGFKEDHYLLRQSLLTSDHLDTPMVRNGPPKSTDIVRWKVTDNVHRGPNHPQNQVQPNPKETIQFPVSLRLNRQYSDTLSHPEARDADVLRQEVEDNLNNVFMQIPGVQRVQKTRFRTQRNSGKRQNNTIVDTVLSAPRASYPDIVKLTDKQVQAGNFHDLKVVPGYYTVASDREAAGAVEFQEGVESVDVRVPLFIKDEDDEKKELLVQAIDVPVGIAKINKDHVNITVIKEHARSIFTFLQPSYTFSRQDGVANIPISREIIEDGRTQVTYCTRDLTAKDKKDYISVDGDMNYGPGETQKSVPVKLLELGEGDGLLEDKQVKQFVMDLSNPRQSAKLGRYPRTTITIADKPEPSVVMFKKSTQTYNTMDPVYSIPVVRTRNQEGPTTVYWRTNKASRFDLSAPLKFGPGETEKNVVIDPRAYPSPIVPETLQLELFDPSTNAIIGERKTTLVNVVDARGDKSQDIQKPENVNKTATSPGGRLYSPNNIKAVPAGPRNIRLNWTPSGNANGYKVKYWIYGDPEADAQVMDVKTTHAELTNLYPYCDYEMRVCGYNGLGDGNYSDIIPCQTLEDIPGEPGRLAFNVISPTVTQVSWAEPAETNGVITAYEVIYTPINEDSKPTGATKKVMIDNPKKRMLLIENLQASQTYCYKVRARNKVGWGPYRDATINLATQPTRPMSIPIIPDIPIVDAEAGDDYDSYLMYSNEVLRSPTSSQRPSMTDLSDDQLLNGKWEQNFLFPGSSSSLSRNVSSSSTTYSHSTPRPAVTNHSSTTTYISGKGGSTSQRYNINMDGGLLKEEVTLRKRSDNRHYTDNDGVRDSIVMGNLSGGFLENQGVSSFSQSTTTSYSMSSRARTQSEDINDALLNLDRVLQETRFNPGVPETPSRLVFSALGPTALKVSWQEPHCETDVMGYCVLYQQINGGEIKRIEVNNPTQNSVVVQDLLPNQSYIFKVKAQSLEGWGPEREGVITIESAVDPKSPLSPMPGSPFTLSTPSAPGPLIFTALSPDTLQLSWERPRKPNGDILGYVVTCEQLHGGGDLRSFQVNGNVATSLTVSDLRENIPYKFKVQAQTTQGFGPEREGIITIESQDGGSMSQHSSHSVTKREVFNLPTEITSHTMFTEPFMSQDGMMMMSSRQITESGGTITRQVEMVQRGVMSSSTVTNKVERKYYEA, from the exons ATGGGAGGATGGGAGACACACCTAGCAGTGGGGATATACATTCTCATGCTCTCCTTGACGGCCAGCCATGCTAATGAGG TGAACCACTGTACTGCTGCCAGGACCAGTACCTGCTCACAATGTATCCAGATTGGCACAGGATGCGCCTACTGCCCAGATGAG atctTTGAGTATGAGCGTTGTGACCTGAAGGAAAACCTGGAGGCCCATAAATGTCGACAGATGATAACAGTTGAGAGCACCATGGAAATTAAAGAG AACGTGAAGATCAATAAATTGCAGAAGCGCTCTCAGGTGGCCCCTCAGCTGATGTACATGTCGCTTCTTCCTGGAGAGGAGAAGGAGGTTGAGATGGAGGTGTTTGAACCCACACGTGGCCCTCTGGACCTCTACATCCTTATGGACTTCTCCAACTCCATGTCTGATGATCTGGACAACCTGAAGaggatgggagaccagctag CTGAACTTGTTGGCAAAATCTCTGATGACTACACCATTGGATTTGGCAAGTTTGTGGATAAAGTCACCGAGCCTCAAACAGACATGAGACCATCCAA ATTAGCTCAGCCATGGGCCAACAGTGACCCTCCGTTTTCATTCCGCAACGTCATCACTCTCACCAACAACATCACCTACTTCAGACAGAGGCTTCAGAAAGAGCGTATATCTGGTAACCTGGATGCCCCGGAAGGGGGGTTTGATGCGATCCTACAGGCTGCCGTCTGCCAG ACTCAGATTGGTTGGAGGCCAGACAGCACCCACCTGCTAGTCTTCTCCACCGAATCAGCTTTCCATTATGAAGCAGACGGTACCAACGTGCTTGCGGGCATCTTGGATCGTAATGATGAGAAATGCCACCTGACTCAAGATGGAAATTACACACATGACATTCGTCAGGACTACCCGTCTATACCCACGCTAGTGCGACTCCTGATGCAACATAACATCATCCCGATCTTCGCCATTACTAACCACTCCTACTCGTACTATGAG AAACTGCATGATTACTTCCCCATTGCTGAGCTTGGACAGTTACAAGAAGATTCCTCCAACATTCTGAGCATTTTAGAAAAAGCTTTTGAG AATATTCGTTCCAAGATCAGTATCCGTACAGAGGATAAACCAAAAGCAGTGGAAGCTCAAATTCTCTCTCAATCCGGCAGTTCCTCTGAATTTGGAAATTTCAGAATTACACCGGGACAAATT GGTAAATTTAAGGTCCGTCTGAAGGCCCTTACTATGGTCGGAGAGGACCATGTGTGTAAGAGCAAGCCTATTGACCGAGCAGGAATGCTGAGAGTCAAACCCACCACCTTTAGCTCCGCCCTCAGAATCAATGCTGAAGTGCTGTGTCAGAGTTGTTTATGTGAAAAG ACCCCAAATAAAAATGCAGTGCGCTGTAACGGCCATGGAGATTTTGTCTGCGGGAAATGCCAGTGTTACGATGGATG GCTAGGTCCTTTCTGTAACTGTTCGGCGGGGGCCTCCACAGACTCGGCCATGTGTATTGGCCCTGACATGAAACTGCCGTGCAATGGAAAAGGGGACTGTATGTGTGGTACCTGTGTGTGCTATAACCCAAAACAATTTGAGGGGCCCTTCTGCCAGTTTGACAAATCTCAGTGCCAGAGATTTGGTGGATTCCTCTGTAATG ATCGTGGCAGTTGCAGTATGGGTAGATGTGTGTGTACACCCGGCTGGACTGGAGATGCCTGTGAGTGTCCCACCAGCAACCAAACATGCCTGGACAGCAGAGGG GGTATCTGCAACGGCCGTGGTGTGTGTAAATGTGGCCGCTGTGAATGTCAGCACTCTGGACTTCCACTGAGTCCCACTTGTGAATCTAATTTCCAG GCTCAACTGGGCATGTGTGAGGACAAGAGGAGCTGCGTTCAGTGCAAGGCCTGGAACACCGGCGAGAGAAAAGGAAGGAAGTGTGATGATTGTCACTTTATACCTATCATGGTGGACGAACTGGAAGACA ATGCCAGTGTGATCGAGAAGTGTAGCTTccgtgatgaagatgatgactgTACATATGAATatagggtgaattatcccttaaatAATACAGCTAAGGAACATCGTGTCCTAGTGAAGAGAAAGAAAG ACTGTCCACCTGCAGGTTTCCTGTGGTTGATTCCTCTGATTATGTTTTTGATGCTGCTGCTCGGTTTGCTTTTACTCTGCTGCTGGAAATACTGTGCCTGCTGCCAG AATGCCTGTCTTGCTCTTCTCCCATGCTGTGGCAGAG GTCGTACAGTGGGATTCAAAGAAGACCACTACCTTCTACGTCAGTCTTTGTTGACCTCTGATCATCTAGACACCCCAATGGTGCGCAACGGCCCACCTAAGAGCACCGACATTGTACGGTGGAAAGTGACAGACAATGTTCATCGAGGACCAAACCATCCACAGAACCAGGTTCAACCCAACCCCAAAGAGACCA tccAGTTTCCTGTCTCTCTTCGTCTGAACCGGCAGTATTCCGACACTCTTTCCCACCCTGAGGCTAGGGACGCAGATGTGCTGAGACAGGAGGTGGAAGATAAT CTCAATAACGTGTTCATGCAGATCCCAGGCGTACAGAGAGTGCAGAAGACTAGGTTCAG GACACAAAGAAATTCTGGAAAGAG ACAGAACAACACAATTGTCGACACGGTTTTATCTGCCCCTCGTGCCAGTTACCCTGATATTGTGAAACTGACAGATAAACAGGTTCAGGCTGGAAACTTCCATGACCTCAAAGTGGTTCCAGGCTACTACACCGTAGCTAGTGACAGAG AGGCGGCAGGTGCTGTGGAGTTTCAGGAGGGCGTGGAGTCTGTGGATGTCCGAGTTCCACTCTTCATCAAAGATGAGGATGATGAAAAGAAGGAGCTGCTTGTACAAGCCATTGACGTTCCAGTTGGAATTGCGAAAATCAACAAAGATCATGTCAACATCACTGTGATTAAGGAGCACG CCAGGAGCATCTTTACTTTCCTGCAGCCGTCATACACCTTCAGTCGACAGGATGGTGTGGCGAACATCCCCATTAGTCGAGAGATCATTGAGGATGGACGGACACAGGTCACATACTGCACCCGTGACCTCACTGCCAAAGACAAGAAG GACTATATCTCAGTTGATGGTGATATGAATTATGGACCAGGGGAGACACAGAAGTCCGTCCCAGTGAAACTCTTGGAGCTAGGGGAGGGAGATGGACTGCTGGAGGACAAACAAGTCAAACAGTTTGTGATGGATCTAAGTAATCCACGGCAAAGTGCTAAATTGGGTCGATACCCACGCACCACTATCACCATCGCTGATAAACCAG AACCCAGTGTTGTGATGTTTAAGAAGAGTACTCAAACTTACAACACTATGGACCCCGTCTACTCCATCCCTGTGGTACGCACTCGAAACCAGGAGGGTCCTACCACTGTGTACTGGCGCACAAACAAAGCCTCTCGTTTCGATCTCTCCGCTCCTCTCAAATTTGGCCCCGGTGAGACAGAAAAGAATGTTGTGATTGATCCTCGTGCATACCCATCACCCATTGTACCTGAGACCTTGCAACTGGAACTGTTTGACCCAAGCACCAATGCAATAATTGGAGAGAGGAAGACCACACTGGTGAATGTTGTCGATGCCAGAG GGGATAAAAGTCAGGATATCCAGAAACCTGAAAATGTtaataagacagccacatctccGGGAGGACGCCTCTACTCCCCAAACAATATCAAAGCTGTACCCGCTGGCCCTAGAAACATTCGTTTAAACTGGACCCCCAGTGGAAATGCCAATGGTTACAAG GTGAAGTACTGGATTTATGGAGACCCTGAGGCTGATGCTCAGGTCATGGATGTGAAGACTACTCATGCTGAGCTGACGAATCTTTACCCTTACTGCGATTATGAGATGCGTGTATGTGGCTACAATGGTCTTGGAGATGGCAATTACAGTGATATTATCCCATGTCAGACTCTGGAGGATA TACCTGGTGAACCTGGTCGCTTGGCTTTCAACGTCATCAGTCCAACTGTCACTCAGGTTAGCTGGGCGGAGCCAGCAGAGACAAATGGTGTCATCACTGCATATGAGGTCATCTACACACCAATCAATGAAGACAGCA AGCCAACCGGAGCTACTAAGAAGGTGATGATTGACAACCCCAAAAAGCGCATGCTGCTAATCGAGAACCTTCAAGCATCTCAGACGTACTGTTACAAAGTGCGTGCTCGCAATAAGGTAGGCTGGGGCCCATACAGAGATGCTACCATCAACCTGGCAACACAACCTACCAGACCCATGTCAA TTCCCATCATTCCAGACATCCCCATTGTGGATGCAGAGGCTGGTGATGACTATGACAGCTATCTGATGTACAGTAATGAAGTCCTACGATCCCCAACAAGCAGCCAGAGGCCAAGTATGACAGACCTGTCTGATG ATCAGCTTCTAAATGGAAAATGGGAACAGAATTTCCTGTTCCCAGGATCAAGCAGTTCCCTCTCCCGCAACGTCAGCTCTTCCTCAACCACGTACAGCCATTCCACACCCCGTCCTGCAGTGACCAATCATAGCAGCACCACAACATACATTTCTGGCAAAG GGGGCTCAACTTCCCAAAGATACAATATCAACATGGACGGTGGACTTCTAAAAGAGGAAGTGACCCTGAGAAAACGTTCTGACAACAGGCATTATACTGACAACGATGGTGTGAGGGATTCTATCGTGATGGGAAACTTGTCTGGTGGATTTTTGGAAAATCAAG GCGTCTCTAGCTTCAGCCAGAGTACAACTACCAGCTACAGCATGAGCTCCAGAGCTCGCACTCAGTCTGAGGACATCAATGATGCACTGCTCAACCTTGATAGGGTTCTTCAGG AGACTCGCTTTAATCCGGGTGTTCCTGAGACTCCCAGCAGACTGGTATTCTCTGCCCTGGGGCCCACGGCCCTGAAAGTGAGCTGGCAGGAGCCCCACTGTGAGACGGATGTAATGGGGTACTGCGTCCTTTACCAGCAAATCAATGGTG GTGAGATAAAACGTATTGAGGTGAACAATCCCACTCAAAATTCTGTGGTGGTGCAGGATCTTTTGCCAAATCAGTCCTATATCTTCAAAGTGAAGGCCCAAAGTCTAGAAGGCTGGGGCCCTGAGAGAGAGGGAGTCATTACCATTGAGTCTGCTGTCGACCCCAAGAGTCCGCTTAGCCCAATGCCAG GGTCTCCGTTCACTCTCAGCACTCCCAGTGCTCCAGGACCTTTGATCTTCACAGCTTTAAGTCCAGACACCCTGCAGTTGAGCTGGGAGAGACCCCGCAAACCTAATGGGGACATCCTGGGCTACGTGGTGACCTGTGAACAGCTGCACGGAGGAG GTGATCTTCGCTCATTCCAGGTGAATGGCAATGTTGCAACATCTTTGACTGTGTCTGACCTGAGAGAAAACATTCCATACAAGTTTAAAGTTCAGGCACAGACCACGCAAGGCTTTGGGCCAGAGAGAGAGGGCATCATCACCATCGAATCCCAGGATGGAG GCTCCATGTCTCAGCACAGCAGTCATTCAGTTACTAAGAGAGAGGTCTTCAACCTACCAACAGAGATCACTTCTCACACCATGTTCACAGAACCTTTCATGTCCCAAG atggTATGATGATGATGTCGAGCAGGCAAATCACTGAGTCGGGCGGCACCATCACTCGACAGGTAGAGATGGTGCAGAGGGGCGTCATGTCCAGCAGTACCGTCACAAATAAGGTGGAGAGAAAGTACTATGAGGCCTAA